The following are from one region of the Lineus longissimus chromosome 19, tnLinLong1.2, whole genome shotgun sequence genome:
- the LOC135503135 gene encoding uncharacterized protein LOC135503135 — protein MAAKTNESLFADTSFASYSQDDTTTIIYLQAMVRGTRTRKQFQKLRDVYQEIFQEVEVDSRWEMTYPNTRLCLPDFDKKSRQKSQVREIMSQQSGQEFDQLSVVTDEFSGSDREADKELLLLVETPLSNSGVTADVSSMASDNGLGRRLSNTKKFTKHTMSSAMRKEINCSLDEDLPVKEACPRPAQSDSECREETSDISSASNHEKTMSTGEKGQSSSSFKSETANCGRQNPVVEEMSNHQKIPDASQSLKTRDTEAEISDKKNDIVAVSDKNLDGRNYVLKPQDIFSETIPEPVHGMSHSTPHHDLTTVSALPPGVDMTNQKINFSESFGDSTSVWDSIQSAEDAEILRHANDPVALEKVRENVSLELLWIQQAIDSRKNYLKLKKKLAGQDKMD, from the exons ATGGCGGCCAAAACAAACGAATCCCTTTTTGCCGACACATCTTTTGCAAGTTACTCACAAGATGATACGACGACAATTATTTATCTGCAG GCCATGGTAAGAGGCACTCGGACAAGGAAGCAGTTCCAAAAGTTGCGTGATGTTTATCAGGAAATATTCCAGGAAGTTGAAGTGGACAGTCGTTGGGAGATGACATATCCAAACACCAGATTATGTCTTCCAGATTTCGATAAAAAGTCGAGGCAGAAGTCACAAGTCAGGGAAATAATGTCTCAACAATCGGGCCAAGAATTTGATCAGCTATCTGTTGTAACTGATGAATTTAGTGGCAGTGACAGGGAAGCTGATAAAGAGTTGTTACTCCTGGTGGAAACTCCTCTTAGTAATAGTGGTGTGACAGCTGATGTGTCAAGCATGGCCTCTGACAATGGTTTGGGAAGAAGACTTTCAAACACTAAGAAATTTACAAAACATACTATGTCTTCTGCTATGAGGAAAGAAATTAACTGTTCACTGGATGAAGATCTTCCTGTCAAAGAAGCGTGCCCTCGGCCAGCTCAATCTGATTCAGAGTGTAGGGAGGAAACATCGGATATATCGAGTGCATCTAATCATGAGAAAACAATGTCTACAGGTGAAAAGGGACAGTCCTCGTCATCATTCAAAAGTGAGACGGCCAATTGTGGGCGCCAGAATCCTGTGGTGGAAGAAATGAGCAACCATCAAAAGATACCAGATGCAAGTCAGTCTTTAAAAACTAGAGACACTGAGGCCGAAATATCCGATAAGAAAAATGACATTGTGGCTGTCTCAGATAAGAATTTGGATGGAAGAAATTATGTTCTTAAACCACAAGACATCTTCAGTGAGACAATACCAGAACCTGTCCATGGCATGAGTCACAGCACTCCACATCATGACCTCACCACCGTCAGTGCGCTGCCCCCTGGTGTTGACATGACCAACCAGAAGATCAATTTCAGCGAGAGTTTTGGTGATAGTACGTCGGTATGGGACAGCATTCAGTCTGCTGAAG ATGCAGAGATCCTGCGCCATGCCAATGACCCCGTGGCGTTGGAGAAAGTCCGAGAGAATGTCTCGCTAGAGttactctggatacagcaagcTATTGACAGCAGGAAAAAC TACCTGAAGCTGAAAAAGAAGCTAGCTGGACAGGACAAGATGGATTGA
- the LOC135503137 gene encoding TAF5-like RNA polymerase II p300/CBP-associated factor-associated factor 65 kDa subunit 5L isoform X1 — MKRVRADHVQNTVGQYLKRRHYSATDPEQGSTINKREVKLKQSVKEMALHGTLQGEGSVSNFISYSNISGDVTACDQQYVRLKNFINDAVSPIKGELYEVLYPVFVHIYLELICNGHKTPAHRFFSRYNAMFSNGPEKMRILESLKQVYTKEDVMNNQIITAFREHRFSLPLSPEATQYLFRYLKGEDNMVLLQIFNQHIQVKDNNNCHVEFQDGGYKLDASQLTSSSTTENKVSSLTSLKKSIHRVQNGPPCLSSISFYTFINTYQGLSSCTISPDKKVLCGGFEESCIKLWSLTPQLFSSRATMVDVAQIHLSGDYLEEETKKSHYEEMVKMSGHSGAVYKTCFTNDSRYLLSCSEDTTIRLWSMDTHTNIVKYSGHNYPVWDIAISDLGCYFASGSQDKTVRLWTTDRVFPLKTLVGHTLDVDCVQFHPNGSYIASGGGDKTVRLWSVQTGRTVRLLQGHRASVLALAFSPNGRYLASAGEDRRIRLWDIASGSLLKELKGHTDTIHSLCFNQDSSMLASGGLDCVLRIWDVKKGINSNVLSGSMSSLSSSDGHTSSELLGAFPTKSTTVQYMEYTKNNLLLAAGAIQS, encoded by the exons ATGAAACGAGTGAGAGCGGATCATGTACAGAATACCGTTGGACAGTATCTCAAGAGAAGACACTACAGCGCTACG GACCCAGAGCAAGGATCTACAATAAACAAGCGTGAAGTAAAGTTGAAGCAGAGTGTAAAAGAAATGGCCCTTCATGGAACGCTACAGGGAGAAGGTAGTGTGAGCAACTTCATCTCGTATAGCAATATCTCGGGTGATGTGACCGCTTGTGATCAGCAATATGTCAG ATTGAAGAACTTCATCAACGATGCTGTCTCACCAATCAAGGGAGAGTTGTATGAGGTGTTGTATCCTGTGTTTGTCCACATTTATCTTGAGCTGATCTGCAATGGACATAAAACTCCTG CACATCGATTCTTCAGCCGTTACAATGCCATGTTCTCTAACGGTCCCGAGAAGATGAGAATCCTCGAGTCTCTGAAGCAGGTTTACACCAAGGAAGATGTTATGAACAACCAGATTATTACTGCATTTAG AGAGCATCGGTTTTCCCTGCCACTGAGTCCCGAAGCCACCCAGTATCTGTTCCGCTATCTGAAGGGAGAAGATAACATGGTGCTCTTACAGATCTTCAACCAACATATACAGGTCAAAG ACAACAACAACTGCCATGTTGAATTCCAAGATGGAGGATACAAACTCGATGCCTCACAATTAACGAGTAGTTCCACAACAGAGAACAAGGTGTCATCACTTACATCACTGAAGAAGAGTATACACCGTGTACAGAATGGTCCACCGTGCCTCTCATCCATATCATTTTATACCTTTATCAATACTTATCAGGG TCTCTCCTCATGTACTATTTCACCGGATAAGAAAGTCCTGTGCGGAGGTTTTGAGGAATCATGTATCAAGTTATGGAGCCTTACACCACAGTTGTTCAGCTCCCGAGCGACGATGGTCGATGTTGCTCAGATCCATCTCAGTGGTGACTACCTGGAGGAAGAGACGAAGAAAAG TCATTATGAAGAAATGGTGAAGATGTCTGGTCATAGTGGCGCTGTTTATAAGACATGCTTCACCAACGATAGTCGCTATTTATTATCCTGTTCAGAAGATACAACAA TACGATTATGGAGTATGGATACCCACACCAACATAGTGAAATACAGTGGCCATAATTACCCTGTGTGGGATATTGCAATAAG TGATCTTGGCTGCTATTTCGCCAGTGGCTCTCAAGACAAGACGGTGCGGTTATGGACGACAGATCGGGTGTTTCCACTCAAAACTTTAGTGGGTCACACACTTGATGTTGAT TGTGTGCAATTCCATCCAAACGGCAGCTACATCGCCTCTGGGGGCGGTGACAAAACAGTGAGATTATGGAGCGTGCAGACCGGACGGACGGTCCGCTTATTACAAGGACATCGTGCAAGCGTCTTGGCGCTCGCTTTCTCACCAAATGGCCGCTATCTCGCGTCGGCAGGTGAAGACCGCCGCATCCGGTTATGGGACATAGCATCCGGATCACTTCTCAAGGAATTAAAAGGTCATACGGATACGATTCATAGTTTGTGTTTCAATCAGGACAGCTCGATGCTTGCCTCGGGTGGATTAGACTGTGTTCTACGTATATGGGATGTGAAGAAGGGAATCAACAGTAACGTGCTGTCAGGGTCAATGTCTTCCTTATCCAG CTCAGACGGTCACACATCCTCGGAGCTCCTCGGTGCATTTCCGACCAAGTCAACCACCGTTCAGTACATGGAGTATACCAAGAATAATCTATTGCTGGCAGCCGGAGCAATACAGTCGTGA
- the LOC135503137 gene encoding TAF5-like RNA polymerase II p300/CBP-associated factor-associated factor 65 kDa subunit 5L isoform X2 has translation MSAHRFFSRYNAMFSNGPEKMRILESLKQVYTKEDVMNNQIITAFREHRFSLPLSPEATQYLFRYLKGEDNMVLLQIFNQHIQVKDNNNCHVEFQDGGYKLDASQLTSSSTTENKVSSLTSLKKSIHRVQNGPPCLSSISFYTFINTYQGLSSCTISPDKKVLCGGFEESCIKLWSLTPQLFSSRATMVDVAQIHLSGDYLEEETKKSHYEEMVKMSGHSGAVYKTCFTNDSRYLLSCSEDTTIRLWSMDTHTNIVKYSGHNYPVWDIAISDLGCYFASGSQDKTVRLWTTDRVFPLKTLVGHTLDVDCVQFHPNGSYIASGGGDKTVRLWSVQTGRTVRLLQGHRASVLALAFSPNGRYLASAGEDRRIRLWDIASGSLLKELKGHTDTIHSLCFNQDSSMLASGGLDCVLRIWDVKKGINSNVLSGSMSSLSSSDGHTSSELLGAFPTKSTTVQYMEYTKNNLLLAAGAIQS, from the exons ATGTCAG CACATCGATTCTTCAGCCGTTACAATGCCATGTTCTCTAACGGTCCCGAGAAGATGAGAATCCTCGAGTCTCTGAAGCAGGTTTACACCAAGGAAGATGTTATGAACAACCAGATTATTACTGCATTTAG AGAGCATCGGTTTTCCCTGCCACTGAGTCCCGAAGCCACCCAGTATCTGTTCCGCTATCTGAAGGGAGAAGATAACATGGTGCTCTTACAGATCTTCAACCAACATATACAGGTCAAAG ACAACAACAACTGCCATGTTGAATTCCAAGATGGAGGATACAAACTCGATGCCTCACAATTAACGAGTAGTTCCACAACAGAGAACAAGGTGTCATCACTTACATCACTGAAGAAGAGTATACACCGTGTACAGAATGGTCCACCGTGCCTCTCATCCATATCATTTTATACCTTTATCAATACTTATCAGGG TCTCTCCTCATGTACTATTTCACCGGATAAGAAAGTCCTGTGCGGAGGTTTTGAGGAATCATGTATCAAGTTATGGAGCCTTACACCACAGTTGTTCAGCTCCCGAGCGACGATGGTCGATGTTGCTCAGATCCATCTCAGTGGTGACTACCTGGAGGAAGAGACGAAGAAAAG TCATTATGAAGAAATGGTGAAGATGTCTGGTCATAGTGGCGCTGTTTATAAGACATGCTTCACCAACGATAGTCGCTATTTATTATCCTGTTCAGAAGATACAACAA TACGATTATGGAGTATGGATACCCACACCAACATAGTGAAATACAGTGGCCATAATTACCCTGTGTGGGATATTGCAATAAG TGATCTTGGCTGCTATTTCGCCAGTGGCTCTCAAGACAAGACGGTGCGGTTATGGACGACAGATCGGGTGTTTCCACTCAAAACTTTAGTGGGTCACACACTTGATGTTGAT TGTGTGCAATTCCATCCAAACGGCAGCTACATCGCCTCTGGGGGCGGTGACAAAACAGTGAGATTATGGAGCGTGCAGACCGGACGGACGGTCCGCTTATTACAAGGACATCGTGCAAGCGTCTTGGCGCTCGCTTTCTCACCAAATGGCCGCTATCTCGCGTCGGCAGGTGAAGACCGCCGCATCCGGTTATGGGACATAGCATCCGGATCACTTCTCAAGGAATTAAAAGGTCATACGGATACGATTCATAGTTTGTGTTTCAATCAGGACAGCTCGATGCTTGCCTCGGGTGGATTAGACTGTGTTCTACGTATATGGGATGTGAAGAAGGGAATCAACAGTAACGTGCTGTCAGGGTCAATGTCTTCCTTATCCAG CTCAGACGGTCACACATCCTCGGAGCTCCTCGGTGCATTTCCGACCAAGTCAACCACCGTTCAGTACATGGAGTATACCAAGAATAATCTATTGCTGGCAGCCGGAGCAATACAGTCGTGA